The following coding sequences lie in one Microbacterium sp. XT11 genomic window:
- a CDS encoding SMP-30/gluconolactonase/LRE family protein, which yields MLTAENVTGPIAHHAEAPVWWAEERTLLWVDGEAGDLLALTPHGIRRRHVDDEYLAFVRPRAAGGLAAVGARTLHLSSEPDGRFDPVIALTHDGRVRMNDGCCDPAGRLLAGSMAYDGTSPSGTLLRVDGRLGTTTVLTAVTVSNGLGFSAGGEHAYYVDSATHRIDVFDVHDDGALVDRRPLVEIPEEQGMPDGLTVSADGRVWVALWGGSAVHAYSPDGALTERVGLPVAQVSACTFGGDDLSTLYITTSAQGLDGDHDTAAGSLFAVRPGAVGVAVTPFAG from the coding sequence CGAGAACGTCACTGGACCTATCGCGCACCACGCCGAGGCGCCGGTGTGGTGGGCGGAGGAGCGCACTCTGCTGTGGGTCGACGGCGAGGCCGGCGATCTCCTCGCGCTCACACCCCACGGCATCCGCAGGCGCCACGTCGACGACGAGTACCTCGCCTTCGTGCGGCCGCGCGCGGCGGGCGGACTCGCCGCGGTGGGCGCGCGCACGCTGCACCTGTCGTCTGAGCCCGATGGCCGGTTCGACCCTGTGATCGCGCTGACGCACGACGGCCGTGTGCGGATGAACGACGGATGCTGCGATCCGGCGGGCCGACTTCTCGCGGGCTCGATGGCGTACGACGGCACGAGCCCCTCCGGCACCCTGCTGCGCGTGGACGGCCGCCTCGGCACGACGACCGTCCTGACCGCGGTCACGGTCTCGAACGGGCTCGGGTTCTCGGCGGGCGGGGAGCACGCGTATTACGTCGACAGCGCGACACACCGCATCGACGTGTTCGACGTGCACGACGACGGCGCACTCGTCGACCGCCGCCCTCTCGTCGAGATCCCCGAGGAACAGGGCATGCCCGACGGGCTCACCGTCTCGGCCGATGGACGCGTCTGGGTCGCGCTGTGGGGAGGCTCGGCCGTGCACGCGTACTCCCCCGACGGCGCGCTCACGGAGCGCGTCGGCCTGCCGGTCGCTCAGGTCAGCGCTTGCACGTTCGGCGGAGACGACCTCTCGACGCTCTACATCACGACCTCCGCGCAGGGCCTTGACGGCGATCACGACACCGCTGCGGGCTCGCTGTTCGCCGTTCGCCCCGGCGCAGTGGGGGTCGCCGTCACGCCGTTCGCCGGCTGA
- a CDS encoding SDR family NAD(P)-dependent oxidoreductase, translated as MTVRRALLTGASSGIGTASALELARDGYALWITYAGRESEAARVADDCRRAGAAEVRVSRLDLRDPASVMSLVKEIDEAWSELHVLVNNGGVCPYTPFDDIDIDEWDLVMETNARGTFLLTRAALPLLRAAEGDRSVVNISSIAGQVGALQTGMHYAASKGAILAITRSFARHLASEGIRVNAVTPGPVASAITDQLQGAGREKLEASIPLGAFGRPADVAWIIASLASDRARFITGATYDVNGGVRID; from the coding sequence ATGACTGTTCGCCGCGCACTCCTCACCGGCGCCAGTTCCGGCATCGGAACGGCATCCGCCCTCGAACTCGCCCGCGACGGGTACGCCCTCTGGATCACCTATGCAGGACGTGAGAGCGAGGCCGCCCGCGTCGCCGACGACTGCCGACGCGCCGGGGCCGCCGAGGTGCGCGTCTCGCGCCTCGACCTGCGCGATCCGGCATCCGTGATGTCTCTCGTGAAGGAGATCGACGAGGCGTGGAGCGAGCTGCACGTGCTCGTCAACAACGGCGGCGTGTGCCCCTACACGCCGTTCGACGACATCGACATCGACGAGTGGGACCTCGTCATGGAGACCAACGCCCGCGGGACCTTCCTGCTCACGCGCGCCGCGCTGCCGCTGCTGCGCGCAGCCGAGGGCGACCGGTCGGTCGTGAACATCTCGTCGATCGCGGGGCAGGTCGGCGCGCTGCAGACCGGGATGCACTACGCCGCCAGCAAGGGCGCGATCCTCGCGATCACCCGCAGTTTCGCGCGGCACCTCGCGTCTGAGGGCATCCGCGTCAACGCCGTGACGCCGGGGCCGGTCGCGAGCGCCATCACCGACCAGCTGCAGGGAGCGGGTCGCGAGAAGCTCGAGGCCTCCATCCCCCTCGGGGCGTTCGGCCGGCCCGCCGACGTCGCCTGGATCATCGCGTCGCTCGCCTCGGACCGCGCCCGCTTCATCACCGGAGCCACCTACGACGTCAACGGAGGAGTACGCATTGACTGA
- a CDS encoding nuclear transport factor 2 family protein, with protein MTEPAALDRPATGRSALDTVQAQLDAFNAHDLDAFVAAYAPDAVITGVAPEPLTGSAAIRAFYEPRLQNPELSCVIDTTVQFGTRWVVAQERVINAGVATETIATFDVVGGLISRASMLKA; from the coding sequence TTGACTGAGCCCGCCGCCCTCGACCGTCCGGCCACCGGGCGTTCCGCCCTCGATACCGTGCAGGCGCAGCTCGACGCGTTCAACGCGCACGACCTCGACGCCTTCGTGGCCGCCTACGCGCCGGATGCCGTCATCACCGGGGTCGCCCCCGAGCCGCTCACGGGCTCCGCCGCGATCCGCGCGTTCTACGAGCCGCGGCTGCAGAACCCCGAGCTGTCATGCGTCATCGACACGACCGTGCAGTTCGGCACGCGCTGGGTCGTCGCGCAGGAGCGGGTCATCAACGCGGGCGTCGCCACCGAGACCATCGCGACCTTCGACGTGGTCGGCGGGCTGATCTCCCGCGCCTCGATGCTCAAGGCCTGA
- a CDS encoding SDR family NAD(P)-dependent oxidoreductase, translated as MTQAPVAIVTGGSAGIGWEIGRRLADDGYLVIAADRVPGFTEGDNPAGILWRELDVTDHAAVDRVFGEIEAELGPIEVLVNNAGIQRHRGIEDLTWDEWAAVVDVNLHGVFSALQAAGKRMLAHGGGRIVNISSISSRGSAGRAPYATTKAAVIGLTATAGAEWAARGVRVNAVAPGYVDTGVFRQGVEQGTLSLDTILARIPAKRLADASEIAAAVSFLVSDESRYMNGQTLYVDGGFMVDYGIPLAKKPE; from the coding sequence ATGACACAGGCACCCGTCGCGATCGTCACCGGAGGCTCGGCCGGCATCGGCTGGGAGATCGGCCGCCGCCTCGCCGACGACGGCTACCTCGTCATCGCCGCCGACCGCGTCCCCGGCTTCACGGAGGGCGACAACCCCGCCGGCATCCTCTGGCGCGAGCTCGACGTCACCGACCACGCCGCCGTCGATCGCGTGTTCGGCGAGATCGAGGCCGAGCTCGGCCCCATCGAGGTGCTCGTGAACAATGCCGGGATTCAGCGGCACCGCGGCATCGAGGACCTCACCTGGGACGAGTGGGCAGCCGTCGTCGACGTCAACCTGCACGGCGTGTTCTCGGCGCTGCAGGCGGCAGGAAAGCGGATGCTGGCGCACGGCGGCGGGCGCATCGTGAACATCTCGTCGATCTCGTCGCGCGGATCGGCGGGGCGGGCGCCGTACGCCACCACCAAGGCCGCCGTCATCGGACTCACCGCCACCGCCGGCGCCGAGTGGGCGGCCAGGGGCGTGCGCGTCAACGCGGTCGCCCCCGGCTACGTCGACACCGGTGTCTTCCGCCAGGGCGTCGAGCAGGGCACGCTCAGCCTCGACACGATCCTCGCGCGCATCCCCGCGAAGCGCTTGGCCGACGCGAGCGAGATCGCCGCGGCCGTGAGCTTCCTCGTCTCGGACGAGTCGCGATACATGAACGGGCAGACGCTGTACGTCGACGGCGGCTTCATGGTCGATTACGGCATCCCTCTCGCGAAGAAGCCGGAATGA
- a CDS encoding SDR family NAD(P)-dependent oxidoreductase: MTTSSTDSSSDAGTTASIRPRSAVVTGSGKGIGRAIAERLTADGWIVVGLERSPGSGTVEEGICAEVVLGDSSERAAHLRAAEAAIARAPLAGWVNNAGITKRTALHELDEDVVREIVGINGFGYVWGCSAAVSAFVDQGVPGAIVNIGSIHGRASHPDHAAYEFTKGGIDALTRSVAVTYGGLGIRANTVAPGGVRTPHLEAQIAAAADPAAEERALAEGPPMGRIARAEEVAAITAFLLSDEAPYVTGQSIAVDGGWTASFGDVSVDPALRARFRS; this comes from the coding sequence ATGACCACGTCTTCGACGGATTCTTCGTCGGATGCCGGCACGACGGCATCCATTCGTCCGCGCAGCGCCGTGGTGACGGGCAGCGGCAAGGGCATCGGCCGGGCCATCGCCGAACGGCTGACGGCCGACGGCTGGATCGTCGTCGGGCTGGAGCGCTCCCCGGGCTCCGGCACCGTCGAGGAGGGCATCTGCGCCGAGGTCGTGCTCGGCGACTCGTCGGAGCGAGCCGCGCACCTCCGCGCCGCCGAGGCCGCGATCGCGAGGGCGCCGCTGGCCGGCTGGGTGAACAACGCCGGGATCACGAAGCGCACCGCGCTGCACGAGCTCGACGAGGACGTCGTGCGCGAGATCGTCGGCATCAACGGCTTCGGCTACGTCTGGGGGTGTTCGGCGGCGGTCAGCGCCTTCGTCGACCAGGGCGTGCCCGGCGCGATCGTGAACATCGGCTCCATCCACGGTCGTGCCAGCCACCCCGACCACGCGGCCTACGAGTTCACCAAGGGCGGCATCGACGCGCTCACCCGCAGCGTCGCGGTGACGTACGGCGGGCTCGGCATCCGCGCGAACACGGTCGCGCCAGGCGGTGTGCGCACACCCCACCTGGAGGCGCAGATCGCGGCCGCCGCCGATCCCGCGGCCGAGGAGAGGGCGCTCGCCGAGGGCCCGCCGATGGGGCGCATCGCCCGCGCCGAGGAGGTCGCCGCGATCACGGCGTTCCTGCTGTCGGACGAGGCGCCGTATGTCACGGGACAGTCGATCGCGGTCGACGGCGGCTGGACGGCATCCTTCGGCGACGTCTCGGTGGACCCGGCCTTGCGGGCCCGCTTCCGCTCCTGA
- a CDS encoding mandelate racemase/muconate lactonizing enzyme family protein encodes MTAIARIDTATAVLPLPAPLQLGAMTVTRREYSAVRVVDADGVEGVAYCLSREAPMAEIVERLVAPHARGADADDPASAWERMLRGSAIVGRVGLVRRAIGLVDIALWDIAARRAGQPLWRMLGTGSAPSDAMLVAAYPSPSRTPREVADEVLSQAAGWSTVKISRTPDPSYMRELIALITAELPVETGLVVDVGFGWTDADAALAEIAQWGDPRLAWLEDPLLPEDAAGCARIRRESGLAIGVGDEVTDPDVLRRLVDEQAVDVLRLDVVAIGGVTPALDVIAWAAERGVPVSGHVYPEVTAHLGIGVETFARGVNPYDPAPSFVRGGPSFDGRVVPADAPGLGFTLDSGVFDFGGSAR; translated from the coding sequence ATGACCGCCATCGCGCGCATCGACACCGCGACGGCGGTGCTCCCCCTTCCCGCCCCGCTGCAGCTGGGCGCGATGACGGTGACGCGGCGCGAGTACAGCGCCGTTCGGGTCGTGGACGCCGACGGCGTCGAGGGCGTCGCCTACTGCCTGTCGCGCGAAGCGCCCATGGCCGAGATCGTCGAGCGGCTCGTCGCCCCGCACGCGCGAGGGGCGGACGCCGACGATCCGGCATCCGCATGGGAGCGGATGCTGCGCGGCAGCGCCATCGTCGGGCGCGTAGGGCTGGTGCGCCGCGCGATCGGCCTCGTCGACATCGCTCTGTGGGACATCGCCGCCCGTCGAGCAGGGCAGCCGCTCTGGCGGATGCTCGGCACCGGGAGCGCCCCGAGCGACGCGATGCTCGTGGCTGCCTACCCGTCGCCGTCGCGGACCCCGCGCGAGGTCGCCGACGAGGTGCTGTCCCAGGCCGCGGGCTGGTCGACGGTGAAGATCTCGCGCACGCCCGACCCGTCGTACATGCGTGAGCTGATCGCGCTGATCACAGCCGAGCTCCCCGTCGAGACGGGGCTGGTGGTCGACGTGGGCTTCGGGTGGACCGACGCGGATGCCGCGCTCGCCGAGATCGCGCAGTGGGGAGACCCGCGGCTCGCCTGGCTCGAAGACCCGCTGCTGCCGGAGGACGCGGCCGGGTGCGCGCGCATCCGCCGGGAGTCGGGTCTCGCGATCGGGGTGGGCGACGAGGTCACCGACCCCGACGTGCTGCGGAGGCTCGTCGATGAACAGGCCGTCGACGTGCTGCGGCTCGACGTCGTGGCGATCGGCGGTGTCACGCCGGCGCTGGACGTGATCGCGTGGGCGGCGGAGCGCGGTGTGCCGGTCTCGGGCCACGTGTATCCCGAGGTCACGGCGCACCTGGGCATCGGCGTGGAGACCTTCGCGCGCGGCGTCAACCCGTACGACCCTGCGCCGTCGTTCGTGCGCGGGGGTCCGTCGTTCGACGGACGGGTCGTACCCGCGGACGCGCCGGGCCTCGGCTTCACGCTCGACAGCGGGGTGTTCGATTTCGGAGGGAGCGCACGATGA
- a CDS encoding fumarylacetoacetate hydrolase family protein, whose protein sequence is MELMRRGPFGAERPYVRDDAGVVRDLSPLTPDIDGEFLAADGVARVRRALAAGGRPEADVYGLRIGAPIARPSAVICIGQNYAAHAAESGAEQPQHPVVFFKHPNTVVGPDDVVLLPPGAEKVDWEVELAVVIGRKARYLGSPDAARDVIAGYAISNDVSERAYQLDVSGGQWSKGKCSETFNPLGPVLVPADELDPQALRLRSFVNGQPRQDSSTADMIFPVLQLVHELSQYMVLEPGDVINTGTPQGVALSGRFPYLADGDVMTIEIEGLGRQQQRTERAVVG, encoded by the coding sequence ATGGAGCTCATGAGAAGAGGGCCGTTCGGGGCCGAGCGCCCCTACGTCCGTGACGATGCAGGGGTCGTGCGCGACCTCTCGCCGCTGACGCCCGACATCGACGGGGAGTTCCTCGCCGCCGACGGCGTCGCCCGCGTGCGGAGGGCACTCGCGGCGGGGGGGCGCCCCGAGGCCGATGTCTACGGGCTGCGGATCGGCGCACCCATCGCGCGGCCGTCGGCCGTGATCTGCATCGGCCAGAACTATGCCGCGCACGCGGCCGAGTCGGGGGCCGAGCAGCCGCAGCATCCGGTGGTCTTCTTCAAGCACCCCAACACGGTCGTCGGTCCGGATGACGTGGTGCTGCTCCCGCCCGGCGCGGAGAAGGTCGACTGGGAGGTGGAGCTCGCCGTCGTCATCGGGCGGAAGGCCCGATATCTGGGGTCGCCGGACGCCGCGCGTGACGTGATCGCGGGGTACGCGATCTCGAACGACGTGTCGGAGCGCGCGTATCAGCTCGACGTGTCGGGCGGGCAGTGGTCGAAGGGCAAGTGCTCTGAGACGTTCAACCCGCTGGGACCCGTGCTCGTGCCCGCCGACGAGCTCGATCCGCAGGCACTCAGGCTGCGTTCCTTCGTCAACGGCCAGCCCCGGCAGGATTCGTCGACGGCCGACATGATCTTCCCGGTGCTGCAGCTCGTGCACGAGCTGAGCCAGTACATGGTGCTCGAGCCCGGCGACGTCATCAACACCGGCACACCGCAGGGCGTCGCGCTCTCGGGCCGGTTCCCGTACCTCGCCGACGGCGACGTCATGACCATCGAGATCGAGGGGCTCGGCCGCCAGCAGCAGCGCACCGAGCGCGCCGTGGTCGGCTGA
- a CDS encoding C-terminal binding protein: MVTPFVLLTDCDLPGDAAEQTLRAAGIRVERAPDTSFDTLARLGAEAEGLIVQWHRIDGSLLDRMPKLRMISRLGIGYDMVDVAAATARGIAVANTPGYCVEEVAAHTIAMIMTQARGLPEYDRALRAGEWRPVAARPMAVRPSRTTVSVLGFGRIGSLVARGCRALGFRVLVADPYAPAEAVRAADCEPVSIDEAIAGADLLTLHVPLTDETRHLIDADSIAMMRRGVVIVNTCRGPLIDESALVDALRSGRVGAAALDVFETEPLAPDAALRDAPNVLLTPHAAWYSPQAMEDLPVHAAQNLVDFFAGRPVPAIVNREYAGTTAATA; this comes from the coding sequence ATGGTAACTCCCTTCGTCCTCCTCACCGACTGCGATCTCCCCGGCGACGCTGCCGAGCAGACGCTGCGCGCCGCCGGCATCCGCGTCGAGCGGGCGCCCGACACCTCGTTCGACACGCTGGCGCGGCTCGGCGCCGAGGCGGAGGGACTCATCGTGCAGTGGCACCGCATCGACGGCAGCCTCCTCGATCGGATGCCGAAGCTGCGGATGATCAGCCGGCTCGGCATCGGCTACGACATGGTCGACGTGGCGGCGGCCACCGCCCGCGGCATCGCCGTCGCCAACACTCCCGGGTACTGCGTCGAGGAGGTCGCGGCGCACACGATCGCCATGATCATGACGCAGGCCCGCGGACTCCCGGAGTACGACCGCGCCCTGCGTGCGGGTGAGTGGAGGCCGGTCGCCGCGCGGCCCATGGCCGTGCGGCCGTCGCGGACGACGGTGTCGGTGCTCGGGTTCGGCCGCATCGGCTCGCTCGTGGCCCGCGGATGCCGAGCGCTCGGGTTCCGCGTGCTCGTGGCCGACCCGTACGCCCCCGCGGAGGCGGTGCGCGCCGCCGACTGCGAACCCGTCTCGATCGACGAGGCCATCGCCGGCGCCGACCTGCTCACGCTGCACGTGCCGCTCACCGACGAGACGCGGCACCTCATCGACGCCGACAGCATCGCCATGATGCGCCGGGGCGTCGTGATCGTCAACACCTGCCGCGGCCCGCTGATCGACGAGAGCGCCCTCGTCGACGCTCTGCGGAGCGGGCGCGTCGGCGCTGCGGCCCTCGACGTGTTCGAGACCGAACCGCTGGCCCCGGATGCTGCGCTGCGCGATGCGCCGAACGTGCTGCTCACCCCGCACGCCGCCTGGTACTCGCCCCAGGCGATGGAGGACCTGCCGGTGCACGCGGCGCAGAACCTCGTGGACTTCTTCGCCGGGCGCCCTGTGCCGGCGATCGTCAACCGCGAGTACGCCGGAACCACAGCGGCGACCGCGTGA